From a region of the Zingiber officinale cultivar Zhangliang chromosome 10B, Zo_v1.1, whole genome shotgun sequence genome:
- the LOC122030530 gene encoding uncharacterized protein LOC122030530 — translation MNINQMQAQGSSKLPSQTMPNPKNVSTLTLRSGKTTTEPIKKVPIGSDFVASIPDSHLKDFVSRNLNSEPTQPVQISGRNTSEQTSTTFCSAEQNDSHSTPISAQNIEKESQQQGIEVAVPLPFPQRRVQQRKNVEEEKAKEFQELVNLFSKVEVNVPLLTMIEQVPKYAKFLKDVCLHKKKLKGNELVSMGKNVSTLIQPIPQKCDDPGVFTVPCTIENYVFEDAMLDLGASINVMPKSVFLSLGIGPLQPTGVVIQLANRSQAHPAGVIENVLVKVRDLIFPADFYILDMEGKGKAKI, via the exons ATGAATATAAATCAAATGCAAGCTCAAGGTTCAAGTAAATTACCTTCTCAAACAATGCCAAACCCAAAAAATGTGAGTACGTTGACTCTTCGAAGTGGAAAAACCACAACAGAACCAATAAAAAAAGTTCCAATTGGATCAGATTTTGTTGCATCAATTCCGGATTCACATTTAAAAGATTTTGTATCAAGAAATTTGAATTCAGAACCCACTCAACCAGTTCAGATCAGTGGAAGAAATACATCAGAACAAACTTCAACAACTTTTTGTTCAGCAGAACAAAATGACTCACATTCAACTCCAATTTCAGCTCAAAATATAGAGAAAGAATCACAACAGCAAGGTATTGAGGTTGCTGTACCATTACCTTTTCCTCAAAGAAGAGTCCAACAAAGGAAAAATGTTGAGGAAGAGAAAGCTAAGGAATTTCAAGAACTCGTGAATTTGTTTAGCAAAGTGGAGGTGAATGTGCCCTTGTTAACCATGATAGAACAAGTTCCGAAATATGCAAAATTTCTCAAGGATGTATGTTTGCATAAGAAGAAATTAAAGGGGAATGAACTAGTTAGCATGGGAAAAAATGTTTCAACCCTTATTCAACCCATTCCTCAGAAGTGTGATGATCCAGGAGTTTTCACCGTGCCATGTACTATTGAAAATTATGTGTTTGAGGATGCTATGCTGGATTTAGGAGCTTCTATTAATGTAATGCCGAAATCAGTTTTTCTATCATTAGGTATTGGTCCTCTACAGCCTACGGGAGTTGTTATTCAGTTGGCCAACCGTAGTCAGGCTCATCCAGCTGGAGTGATTGAGAATGTTTTGGTTAAAGTGCGTGACCTTATATTTCCAGCTGATTTCTACATTTTGGATATGGAAG gtaaaggaaaagctaagatatga